A region of Chiloscyllium plagiosum isolate BGI_BamShark_2017 chromosome 37, ASM401019v2, whole genome shotgun sequence DNA encodes the following proteins:
- the LOC122541621 gene encoding zinc finger protein 239-like isoform X1: MCDQGFMQSSMLTKHRNIHSREKPFTCGVCNKSFSRSSHLRNHRYVHTGEKPFKCEVCDKAFATSTTLLTHQRIHTGEKPFSCQVCDKSFIHSSDLQIHQRIHTGEKPYRCDICDQAFAHSLTLVTHRRIHTGEKPFKCKSCEKSFSQSSHLRLHLRIHTGEKPFACEVCDKSFSQSSHLRIHQRIHTGEKPFICKVCHKSFSQLSNFRLHQFIHTGEKPFRCEVCDKSFTDSSTLRVHRRTHTGEKPFTCEVCDKSFSNSSTLRVHRRVHTGAKPFMCVVCKKSFSQSSHLRRHQRLHTGEKPFRREISN, from the coding sequence ATGTGTGACCAGGGTTTCATGCAGTCATCGATGCTCACGAAACACCGAAATATCCATAGTCgggagaagccattcacttgTGGAGTGTGCAATAAATCATTCTCTCGGTCATCGCACCTTCGCAATCACCGATATGTTCATACAGGAGAGAAACCATTTAAATGTGAAGTTTGTGATAAAGCTTTTGCAACATCTACGACCCTCCTGACTCAtcaacgcattcacacaggggagaaacccttCAGCTGTCAGGTTTGTGACAAATCTTTCATTCACTCTTCTGATCTGCAGATACACCAAAggatccacacaggggagaaaccttACAGGTGTGACATATGTGACCAAGCCTTCGCACACTCGTTGACTCTTGTGACTCACCGgcgcattcacactggggagaaaccattcaagtgcAAGTCGTGTGAAAAATCATTCTCACAGTCATCACACCTCCGCTTGCACCTacgcattcacactggggagaaaccattcgcATGTGAAgtttgtgacaaatcattctcgcAATCATCGCACCTCCGCATCCACCAACGCATCCAtacaggagagaaaccattcataTGCAAAGTGTGTCACAAATCATTCTCGCAATTATCGAACTTCCGACTCCACCAGttcattcacacaggggagaaaccattcaggtGTGAAGTGTGTGACAAGTCATTCACCGACTCATCAACTCTCCGTGTACACCGTCGcactcacacaggggagaaaccattcacatgtgaagtgtgtgacaaatcattctcaaacTCATCGACCCTTCGTGTGCATCGACGTGTTCATACAGGGGCCAAACCATTTATGTGTGTCGTGTGCAAGAAATCATTCTCACAGTCGTCACACCTTAGGAGACACCAACGTTTAcatacaggggagaaaccattcagacGTGAGATTTCTAATTAG